A segment of the Candidatus Protochlamydia naegleriophila genome:
ATGTAGGCATTATGAATGTGAAAACCTTAGATCTTTCATCTATTCATTTAATCTTTCATGGATTAGACTTTTTGCAGAATTGTTTTTGTCTAACGTTTTAAATCGATCGTTCCGCCAGCGGATGCGAAAAAGTCTAAAAGCCTAACCCTCTCGTGATTTCATGCAAAAAAACGGTGTCATTTTAAAACCCGGCAAAGATAAAGCTGTACGAAACTACCACCATTGGATTTTTTCAGGAGCCGTGCAAGCCTATCCTGCATTTCAAGATGGTCACATTCTTCCCGTTTATTCTTCAGAGGGGCAATTGCTTGGGAGCGGTTACTTTAATCGACGTTCCGGCATTGCGGGACGCATGGTCTCTTTTGATGCAACGCCTCCCTTAGAAAGCATCGAACAAAGCTTGTTAGCGGCATGGGCCTTAAGAAAGCAATTATTTGATCCGCAAGTGACAAATGCATTCCGCTTGCTTCACGGTGAAGGGGATGGGATCCCGGGTTTGACAATCGATGTGTATGGTGATGTCTTTGTCTTGCAAAGCGCTACCAAAGGAATCGACTTGCTTAAGCCTTGGTTAATCGAAACATTGCAGAAACATTTTCAGCCGCGCTCTATTTATGAAAAATCAGCCTTGCCGTCGCGTAAAGAGGAGGGACTTGGAGATGTTCAAGGTTTATTGGCCGGAGAGGATGTTCCAGAGATTGCATTTCTTGAGAATGGCCTGACGTTTACAACCTCTGTGATGAAGTCGCAAAAGACCGGTTTTTTTCTCGATCATCGAGAAATGAGGCAATGGATTCGTTCGCTATCCCATGGAAAGCGAGTTTTGAATGCATTTTCTTATACAGGGGGCTTTAGCGTCTACGCTTTGGCCGGGGGTGCCAAGCATGTGGATTCGGTGGATATCTCTCAAGAGGCTGTTGATGCATCCAAGAGGCATATTGGCTTGAACGGCTTTAATGCGGCTGAACAAGGATTTATTTGTGCTGATGTGTTTGCTTTTTTACGAGAAAGCAGTCTGCCTTATGATCTGGTAATTTTAGATCCTCCGGCTTTTGCAAAAAGGCATAAAGATATTGTGCCTGCTTGCCGCGGCTATAAAGACATCAATCGCCTTGCCATGCAAAAGATGCCAGCCAGTTCGCTTCTTTTGACCTGTTCTTGTTCACACCATGTAGATGAAAGTTTATTTCAAAAGGTTGTTTTTCAAGCGGCGGTAGACGCTAAACGCAAAGTGCGCATCATTGGAAAACACCGCTTGGCGGGGGATCATCCTGTCAATCTTTTCCATCCTGAAAGCGACTATTTGAAAAGCCTGCTCCTTTACGTCGAATAAGCTATTGATGCAGAGTGTCGTAATCGATGCGTACGCTATCTCCCAATTGCTTAATGCTTTTTAGAGAAAGGGGATAGGCTTGCTTTAAAGTCGCAATCTTTTCTGAAAATAGAGGCAATCCCTGGCTTCCGAGCAAAAGCGCTCCCAAATAGAGAGAAAGACGATTGACAAGCTGTGTTTTGAACAAGTTGGTTTGCAGCGTAGATCCTCCTTCAATTAATACTTGAAGAATACCTCGGCTGCCAAGCAAGTTCCAGGCATCTTTTAAATCGAGCCGTCCATCTCGGTCGGCTGAAATCAAAACGACCTCTGCCCCTCTATTTTCCCACTCCTTCTGCCTGATGCTCGATGAATGACTTGTCAGCACCAAAGTCTGGGCCAGGGATAGGTCGAAAAGAGGGCCTTCGGCCGGAACTCTTCCGTTCCCATCCAAGATAACGCGCAAGGGTTGTTGAGGCAGATGTACAAGAGGGTGCCTGACTGTCAGATTAGGAGTGTCGATAAGAGCCGTGCCAGCCC
Coding sequences within it:
- a CDS encoding class I SAM-dependent rRNA methyltransferase gives rise to the protein MQKNGVILKPGKDKAVRNYHHWIFSGAVQAYPAFQDGHILPVYSSEGQLLGSGYFNRRSGIAGRMVSFDATPPLESIEQSLLAAWALRKQLFDPQVTNAFRLLHGEGDGIPGLTIDVYGDVFVLQSATKGIDLLKPWLIETLQKHFQPRSIYEKSALPSRKEEGLGDVQGLLAGEDVPEIAFLENGLTFTTSVMKSQKTGFFLDHREMRQWIRSLSHGKRVLNAFSYTGGFSVYALAGGAKHVDSVDISQEAVDASKRHIGLNGFNAAEQGFICADVFAFLRESSLPYDLVILDPPAFAKRHKDIVPACRGYKDINRLAMQKMPASSLLLTCSCSHHVDESLFQKVVFQAAVDAKRKVRIIGKHRLAGDHPVNLFHPESDYLKSLLLYVE